A window of Solea solea chromosome 18, fSolSol10.1, whole genome shotgun sequence contains these coding sequences:
- the id3 gene encoding DNA-binding protein inhibitor ID-3, whose amino-acid sequence MKAISPVRSVRSCYKAVCCISEQSLTISRNNKHSCLEEPANALCDMNDCYSKLKELVPSIPQNKSVSQVEILQHVIDYIFDLQIALEAEDASAPEMVLSIKTADLTHNFSKEEKRLCH is encoded by the exons ATGAAAGCCATCAGTCCCGTCCGCTCGGTGAGGAGCTGCTACAAGGCCGTGTGCTGCATCTCGGAGCAGAGTCTCACCATCAGCCGGAATAACAAGCACTCGTGTCTGGAGGAGCCGGCGAACGCGCTGTGCGACATGAACGACTGCTACTCGAAGCTGAAGGAGCTGGTGCCGAGCATCCCGCAGAACAAGTCCGTGAGCCAGGTGGAGATCCTGCAGCACGTCATCGACTACATCTTCGACCTGCAGATCGCGCTGGAGGCGGAAGACGCGAGCGCGCCGGAGATGGTTCTGTCAATAAAG ACTGCGGACCTCACTCATAATTTCTCCAAAGAAGAAAAACGGTTGTGCCACTAG